From Macaca mulatta isolate MMU2019108-1 chromosome 1, T2T-MMU8v2.0, whole genome shotgun sequence, the proteins below share one genomic window:
- the PGBD2 gene encoding piggyBac transposable element-derived protein 2 isoform X1 — MASTSRDVIAGRGIHSKVKSAKLLEVLNAMEEEESNSNREEIFIAPPDNAAGEFTDEDSGDEDGQRGAHLPGSVLHASVLCEDSGTGEDNDDLELQPAKKRQKAVVKPQRIWTKRDIRPDFGSWTASDPHIEDLKSQELSPVGLFELFFDEGTINFIVNETNRYAWQKNVNLSLTAQELKCVLGILILSGYISYPRRRMFWETSPDSHHHLVADAIRRDRFELIFSYLHFADNNELDAGDRFAKVRPLIIRMNCNFQKHAPLEEFYSFGESMCEYFGHRGSKQLHRGKPVRLGYKIWCGTTSRGYLVWFEPSQGTLFTKPDRSLDLGGSMVIKFVDALQERGFLPYHIFFDKVFTSVKLMSILRKKGVKATGTVREYRTERCPLKDPKELKKMKRGSFDYKVDESEEIIVCRWHDSSVVNICSNAVGIEPVRLTSRHSGATKTRTQVHQPSLVKLYQEKVGGVGRMDQNIAKYKVKIRGMKWYSSFIGYVIDAALNNAWQLHRICCQDAQVDLLAFRRYVACVYLESNADTTSQGRRSRRLETESRFDMVGHWIIHQDKRTRCALCHSQTNTRCEKCQKGVHAKCFREYHIR; from the exons ATGGCTTCAACATCCAG AGATGTCATTGCTGGGAGAGGTATCCACTCAAAGGTGAAGTCTGCAAAGCTGCTCGAGGTTCTGAATGCTATGGAGGAGGAAGAGTCCAACAGCAACAGGGAAGAGATTTTCATTGCACCTCCCGACAATGCTGCGGGGGAATTCACTGATGAGGACTCAGGTGATGAAGACGGCCAGCGAGGTGCTCACCTGCCTGGCAGTGTGCTGCATGCTTCAGTCCTGTGTGAGGACTCTGGCACCGGCGAGGATAATGACGACCTGGAGCTGCAGCCGGCCAAGAAGAGGCAGAAAGCAGTTGTGAAACCTCAGCGCATTTGGACAAAAAGAGATATTCGTCCAGACTTTGGCAGTTGGACGGCATCAGATCCTCATATTGAGGATCTGAAAAGCCAAGAGCTGAGTCCTGTGGGCctttttgagttgttttttgaTGAAGGAACAATTAATTTCATTGTTAATGAAACCAATCGTTATGCTTGGCAGAAAAATGTCAATCTGAGTCTTACGGCTCAGGAATTGAAGTGTGTTTTGGGCATTTTGATTTTAAGTGGGTACATCTCTTACCCAAGGAGAAGGATGTTCTGGGAAACCTCTCCTGATTCACATCATCATCTTGTGGCCGATGCAATTAGAAGGGACAGATTCGAACTAATCTTCTCATACTTACATTTTGCAGATAACAACGAACTTGATGCAGGTGATAGGTTTGCCAAGGTCAGACCTCTTATCATCCGGATGAACTGCAATTTCCAGAAGCACGCACCCTTGGAAGAGTTCTACAGCTTTGGCGAGTCTATGTGTGAGTACTTTGGGCACCGGGGGTCCAAGCAGCTGCACAGGGGGAAGCCTGTGCGACTTGGCTACAAGATTTGGTGTGGGACAACCAGCAGAGGCTACTTGGTGTGGTTCGAGCCCTCACAGGGCACACTTTTTACCAAGCCCGACAGGAGCCTGGATCTAGGAGGCAGTATGGTAATAAAGTTTGTGGATGCGCTTCAGGAGCGTGGTTTTCTGCCATATCACATATTTTTTGACAAGGTTTTTACAAGTGTTAAACTGATGTCCATTTTGAGGAAAAAGGGGGTGAAGGCCACAGGAACTGTTCGTGAGTATAGGACTGAGCGATGTCCCCTAAAAgaccccaaagaactgaaaaaaatgaagaggggTTCATTTGATTACAAAGTCGATGAGAGTGAGGAGATCATCGTGTGCCGCTGGCACGATAGCAGTGTGGTCAACATCTGCTCCAATGCCGTGGGCATAGAGCCAGTGAGGCTGACCAGTCGTCACTCTGGAGCAACTAAAACACGGACTCAGGTCCACCAGCCATCACTGGTGAAGCTGTATCAGGAGAAGGTGGGCGGTGTTGGTAGGATGGACCAGAATATTGCCAAGTACAAGGTGAAGATCCGAGGCATGAAGTGGTACTCAAGCTTTATTGGCTATGTCATTGATGCTGCCCTCAACAATGCATGGCAGCTGCACAGGATCTGCTGCCAGGATGCCCAGGTGGACCTCCTTGCCTTCCGGAGATACGTCGCCTGTGTGTACCTGGAGAGCAATGCTGACACGACCTCTCAAGGAAGGCGAAGCAGGCGGTTGGAGACTGAGAGCCGCTTTGATATGGTTGGACACTGGATTATCCACCAGGACAAGAGGACCCGATGTGCCCTCTGCCACTCACAGACCAACACCCGGTGCGAGAAGTGCCAGAAGGGTGTCCATGCCAAGTGCTTCAGGGAGTACCACATCCGGTGA
- the PGBD2 gene encoding piggyBac transposable element-derived protein 2 isoform X2 gives MNCNFQKHAPLEEFYSFGESMCEYFGHRGSKQLHRGKPVRLGYKIWCGTTSRGYLVWFEPSQGTLFTKPDRSLDLGGSMVIKFVDALQERGFLPYHIFFDKVFTSVKLMSILRKKGVKATGTVREYRTERCPLKDPKELKKMKRGSFDYKVDESEEIIVCRWHDSSVVNICSNAVGIEPVRLTSRHSGATKTRTQVHQPSLVKLYQEKVGGVGRMDQNIAKYKVKIRGMKWYSSFIGYVIDAALNNAWQLHRICCQDAQVDLLAFRRYVACVYLESNADTTSQGRRSRRLETESRFDMVGHWIIHQDKRTRCALCHSQTNTRCEKCQKGVHAKCFREYHIR, from the coding sequence ATGAACTGCAATTTCCAGAAGCACGCACCCTTGGAAGAGTTCTACAGCTTTGGCGAGTCTATGTGTGAGTACTTTGGGCACCGGGGGTCCAAGCAGCTGCACAGGGGGAAGCCTGTGCGACTTGGCTACAAGATTTGGTGTGGGACAACCAGCAGAGGCTACTTGGTGTGGTTCGAGCCCTCACAGGGCACACTTTTTACCAAGCCCGACAGGAGCCTGGATCTAGGAGGCAGTATGGTAATAAAGTTTGTGGATGCGCTTCAGGAGCGTGGTTTTCTGCCATATCACATATTTTTTGACAAGGTTTTTACAAGTGTTAAACTGATGTCCATTTTGAGGAAAAAGGGGGTGAAGGCCACAGGAACTGTTCGTGAGTATAGGACTGAGCGATGTCCCCTAAAAgaccccaaagaactgaaaaaaatgaagaggggTTCATTTGATTACAAAGTCGATGAGAGTGAGGAGATCATCGTGTGCCGCTGGCACGATAGCAGTGTGGTCAACATCTGCTCCAATGCCGTGGGCATAGAGCCAGTGAGGCTGACCAGTCGTCACTCTGGAGCAACTAAAACACGGACTCAGGTCCACCAGCCATCACTGGTGAAGCTGTATCAGGAGAAGGTGGGCGGTGTTGGTAGGATGGACCAGAATATTGCCAAGTACAAGGTGAAGATCCGAGGCATGAAGTGGTACTCAAGCTTTATTGGCTATGTCATTGATGCTGCCCTCAACAATGCATGGCAGCTGCACAGGATCTGCTGCCAGGATGCCCAGGTGGACCTCCTTGCCTTCCGGAGATACGTCGCCTGTGTGTACCTGGAGAGCAATGCTGACACGACCTCTCAAGGAAGGCGAAGCAGGCGGTTGGAGACTGAGAGCCGCTTTGATATGGTTGGACACTGGATTATCCACCAGGACAAGAGGACCCGATGTGCCCTCTGCCACTCACAGACCAACACCCGGTGCGAGAAGTGCCAGAAGGGTGTCCATGCCAAGTGCTTCAGGGAGTACCACATCCGGTGA